From Toxorhynchites rutilus septentrionalis strain SRP chromosome 2, ASM2978413v1, whole genome shotgun sequence, a single genomic window includes:
- the LOC129768690 gene encoding uncharacterized protein LOC129768690: protein MHISFTGHCGVKRKKMIGAGKNIIPFHLYIDDTGINNPLGPHTDPITFLYHSFPVLERQEIYLAAVIKSIHYKEFGNEKCLKAVVREIKNLEEHGLTVSTSEGSKKVYFVLALPIGDNLGLNKILGFTSSFSHNFFCRFCKAKKPVTQTMQVEIPQLARNLQNYEADVSMSTADSTGIKESTIFNEIDTFHVASNYSVDVMHDIFEGVCHYDMCHIINYFIINRYFTLKTLNTRKHVFNYGDMEIDNISSEIKQAHLSKFRLKMTAREMMTFIHLFTLMIGDLIPEGNEVWLFFLNLVDIIEILLSFEIPYEKAEELNALIRKHHEGYIRYFNDTLKPKHHFMVHYCTVIQNSGPPRFYWSFPFEAKHKVFKMYARNITSRINICVSISRKYQLMFANSLMQPVEPILKLDLRHSIPLEHSDLLFHFCEEHEINAKYESYKECIYNSKKYKTGYFVTQHTDVMAPDTKYIFKIVEIVVFDK from the coding sequence ATGCACATTTCATTCACGGGTCACTGTGgcgtgaaaagaaaaaaaatgattggagctggaaaaaatatcatacccTTCCATTTATACATAGACGACACGGGGATTAACAATCCTCTTGGACCACATACCGATCCGATTACTTTTTTATACCACTCTTTTCCAGTCTTGGAGCGCCAGGAAATTTATTTAGCCGCAGTGATTAAATCTATACATTACAAAGAATTTGGAAACGAAAAATGTTTGAAGGCTGTTGTtcgagaaattaaaaatttggaAGAGCACGGACTCACAGTTTCAACTTCAGAAggttcaaaaaaagtttatttcgtaTTGGCGCTTCCAATTGGAGACAATCTAGGCCTGAACAAAATTCTTGGATTCACGTCTTCATTCAGCCATAACTTTTTCTGTCGCTTTTGTAAAGCTAAGAAGCCAGTAACCCAAACAATGCAAGTCGAAATACCGCAATTAGCtagaaatttgcagaattacgaGGCCGATGTTAGTATGAGTACCGCTGATTCAACGGGAATAAAGGAAAGCacgattttcaatgaaattgacACATTCCACGTTGCAAGCAACTATTCCGTGGATGTAATGCACGATATTTTCGAAGGTGTGTGCCATTATGATATGTGTCATATCATAAATTACTTCATAATCAATCGATATTTCACGCTCAAGACATTGAACACACGCAAACACGTTTTTAATTATGGCGATATGGAAATAGATAATATTTCATCGGAGATAAAACAAGCTCATTTATCAAAATTTCGTTTGAAAATGACAGCACGTGAGATGATGacttttattcatttatttacgcTGATGATTGGAGATCTTATACCGGAAGGAAATGAAGTATGGTTATTCTTTTTGAATCTAGTGGATATTATAGAAATATTACTTTCCTTCGAAATTCCATACGAAAAAGCAGAAGAATTGAATGCGTTAATCAGGAAACACCACGAAGGATACATTCGTTATTTCAATGACACATTAAAACCTAAGCATCATTTTATGGTACATTATTGCACCGTCATCCAGAACTCTGGACCGCCAAGGTTTTACTGGTCTTTTCCGTTCGAGGCTAAACACAAAGTGTTTAAAATGTATGCGCGCAACATAACAAGCAGAATCAACATATGTGTTTCCATATCAAGAAAGTATCAGTTGATGTTTGCGAATAGTCTAATGCAACCTGTTGAACCAATACTAAAACTCGATCTTCGCCACAGCATTCCATTGGAGCACTCTGATTTACTATTTCATTTCTGCGAGGAACATGAAATAAATGCTAAATATGAAAGTTACAAAGAATGTatctataattcaaaaaaatacaaaacaggTTATTTTGTGACCCAACATACAGATGTTATGGCACCGGatactaaatatatatttaaaattgtTGAGATAGTCGTATTTGATAAATAG